A portion of the Pseudodesulfovibrio sp. JC047 genome contains these proteins:
- a CDS encoding 6-hydroxymethylpterin diphosphokinase MptE-like protein, giving the protein MSAYPFLKDNIEYLQRTGNPIFQWLSTCDFHEEKLKNNLFINQLGLHDWRMDTGTGLFESLPPDGLYANWLHPEKARTSATFVVGCNLGYGINHLLKNTPDSHKIMVLEPRAEMLLACLGQTDYRPFFENKKLHLMVPDERFVAQVIRNLDLQFIYGQIHLKSDIPSRQLGPEYAKWSRIIKNRLENFSLELSTLRFRQDVMVGNEINNFQRAMRDGTLKSIEGKGAGVGAVILGAGPSLETMAPRLKEMNSHVLYTCALQTVPTLQRLGIKPHLCAAIDYDASMLKIFERLDPDFVQDVPLIYSTKIDPMVLKRYPGPTLPLWTVGGLGTYVLKDRDMVMDAGGNVSVTLSRFLRICGVNHLLLAGQDYAWLNGKSHSAGHHNETTNMAKRSYHQTTHNMDGDDILTTVQYMTAKRELEDDLKQAQFPIYNLYGGGVPIEGTQVVDIDTVYSRGILASAPGSVEAFRTALEQCRKAVPPLRFEPRSPMWTTSLRNAEKHLTKLFRHRAAHQADIHEALTRIELFIKQDPLYTPYLFNETLDLAGLTRAKAEHGQKDLPEFKRIAKSILKKVREMDRKVCGAGDTANQSAA; this is encoded by the coding sequence ATGAGCGCATATCCCTTTTTGAAGGACAACATCGAGTATCTGCAACGCACCGGCAACCCGATTTTTCAATGGCTATCTACCTGCGATTTCCACGAGGAAAAGCTGAAAAACAACCTGTTCATCAATCAACTCGGCCTTCATGACTGGCGCATGGATACCGGCACGGGGCTGTTCGAGTCCCTGCCCCCGGACGGATTGTACGCCAACTGGCTGCACCCGGAAAAAGCGCGGACATCGGCCACATTCGTGGTCGGCTGCAACCTCGGGTATGGCATCAATCATCTGCTCAAGAACACCCCGGATTCTCACAAGATCATGGTGCTCGAACCGCGTGCCGAAATGCTGCTAGCCTGTCTGGGCCAGACGGATTATCGTCCGTTCTTCGAAAACAAGAAACTGCATCTCATGGTCCCGGATGAACGTTTTGTGGCTCAGGTCATCCGCAATCTTGATCTCCAATTCATTTACGGACAGATCCATCTCAAAAGCGATATCCCCAGCCGTCAGCTCGGCCCTGAATACGCCAAATGGTCACGTATCATCAAGAACAGACTGGAAAATTTCTCACTGGAACTCTCCACACTCCGTTTCCGGCAGGATGTCATGGTCGGCAACGAGATCAACAATTTCCAACGCGCCATGCGTGATGGCACACTCAAGTCCATCGAAGGCAAAGGAGCCGGCGTCGGCGCGGTCATCCTCGGAGCCGGGCCAAGTCTTGAAACCATGGCCCCTCGGCTCAAGGAAATGAACAGCCATGTTCTCTACACCTGCGCACTGCAAACCGTCCCGACCCTGCAACGACTCGGTATCAAGCCGCATTTGTGTGCCGCCATTGACTACGACGCCTCCATGCTCAAGATTTTTGAACGGCTGGACCCGGATTTCGTTCAGGACGTGCCACTCATTTATTCCACCAAAATCGACCCCATGGTCCTGAAACGGTATCCCGGACCGACCCTGCCCCTGTGGACTGTCGGAGGGCTGGGAACGTATGTCCTCAAAGACCGCGACATGGTCATGGATGCCGGAGGCAATGTCTCTGTCACCCTGTCCCGATTCCTGCGAATCTGCGGCGTCAATCATCTTTTACTGGCCGGTCAAGATTATGCGTGGCTCAATGGCAAATCCCATTCTGCCGGGCATCACAACGAAACAACGAACATGGCCAAACGGTCGTATCATCAGACGACGCACAACATGGACGGCGACGACATTCTGACCACGGTCCAATACATGACCGCCAAACGGGAATTGGAAGACGACCTGAAGCAGGCGCAATTCCCCATCTACAACCTGTACGGGGGCGGTGTGCCTATCGAAGGGACACAGGTCGTGGATATCGACACCGTCTATTCACGAGGTATTCTGGCCTCTGCGCCGGGCAGTGTCGAAGCCTTCAGGACCGCACTTGAACAATGCAGAAAGGCCGTCCCTCCACTCCGGTTTGAACCTCGCTCTCCCATGTGGACCACGTCGTTACGCAATGCCGAAAAGCATCTGACCAAACTGTTCCGGCACCGTGCCGCCCATCAAGCGGACATCCACGAAGCCCTGACGCGCATCGAACTCTTCATCAAACAGGACCCGCTCTACACCCCGTATCTCTTCAATGAGACATTGGACCTTGCCGGGTTGACCAGAGCCAAAGCAGAACATGGACAAAAGGATCTGCCTGAATTCAAACGGATTGCCAAAAGCATCCTGAAAAAGGTCCGTGAAATGGACCGAAAGGTCTGCGGAGCCGGTGACACGGCCAACCAGTCCGCCGCATAA
- a CDS encoding phosphatase PAP2 family protein, protein MRNHSLTQWAIFSAPLLILLAIVWFGFQTETDVAVFFEAHRAAHPLLKTIMKAITDWSNPVFYGIYAIMLITALKTRNRERLRFILVLLVVQGIVAGLCVHFLKMTIGRPRPGQGTWFEPLTTHGSHHSLPSGHTTEITGWTLPLVQRLNQKWVTLGLGLYLGIVGFSRIYLGWHHPSDVFFAWLLGSLGGFATSIITSSTLFRKKAR, encoded by the coding sequence ATGCGCAACCATTCCCTGACACAGTGGGCGATCTTTTCCGCGCCCCTCCTGATACTCCTCGCCATCGTCTGGTTCGGTTTTCAAACTGAAACCGACGTTGCCGTCTTTTTCGAAGCCCATCGGGCGGCCCACCCCCTGCTGAAGACGATCATGAAGGCCATCACGGACTGGAGCAATCCGGTTTTTTACGGCATCTATGCCATCATGCTCATAACGGCACTCAAGACGCGCAATCGGGAACGACTGCGTTTCATTCTTGTCCTGCTCGTTGTGCAGGGCATTGTAGCGGGACTGTGCGTCCATTTCCTCAAAATGACCATTGGCCGCCCAAGACCGGGGCAAGGGACATGGTTTGAACCGCTGACCACGCACGGCAGTCATCATTCGCTCCCGTCAGGACACACCACGGAAATCACCGGCTGGACACTGCCGCTGGTTCAACGACTCAATCAAAAATGGGTCACGCTCGGGCTCGGCCTGTATCTCGGCATCGTGGGATTCTCCAGAATCTATCTGGGATGGCACCATCCATCCGACGTTTTTTTTGCCTGGCTACTCGGGAGTCTGGGCGGCTTCGCAACCTCTATCATCACCAGTTCAACACTTTTCAGAAAAAAGGCCAGATAA
- a CDS encoding glycosyltransferase family 39 protein — MKATIESLWDRLAKHPWLTMTVAVFAQTWFCLNNRALWFSDEVRYANAYQNLVQGGKWMVLSLNGQPYPDKPPIYFWFLWLLDTVTPMDMPGVFFLGAALSGLFFLYGAYFLARSLRFDRSISLAATLILLTTFFLVALFHYSRMDLMFAALIIVSHACLFRAFTEKSQGKWPLIAFVVAGIATLIKGPLAFIFPLLTAALYLAWRGDIKKLFTRQMALGLLSMVAILLAWVAGVMIVEGPDFLINTVLGKHVIQRATQTFHHRESFYYYLIAFPLAWLPWTLFLLVAPWKKVLSFATWKSVWITRKHAEPQAFLWIMFLATFIFLSSLSGKVLIYILPMFAPLAILTAKAMLTLDAARTRRLWTCIGGLWLVFGAGLLIGGDLLPFPVPIRGMGIAALLLVGGGAAILLTRHHGTKAALLTTVLAMIVWLYPVGLIVAPSLDNGMSTKRQAEIIKNYADAGYAPYALKIYSGIFTYYARHNFKETNHLPEFLEWTQNTDKVVLSIRKQHWEDWKDQLSDFQIVDRQSIAGMTYFVAIKG, encoded by the coding sequence ATGAAAGCCACCATCGAGTCCCTTTGGGACAGACTCGCCAAACACCCCTGGTTGACCATGACTGTCGCGGTCTTCGCCCAGACATGGTTCTGCCTCAACAACCGTGCCCTCTGGTTCTCTGACGAGGTTCGATACGCCAACGCCTATCAGAATCTCGTTCAAGGTGGGAAATGGATGGTCCTCTCACTGAACGGTCAACCCTATCCGGACAAACCTCCCATTTATTTCTGGTTTCTCTGGTTGCTGGATACCGTGACCCCCATGGACATGCCCGGCGTCTTTTTCCTCGGCGCGGCCCTGTCCGGCCTTTTTTTTCTGTATGGAGCCTACTTTCTGGCCCGGTCACTCCGCTTTGACCGGTCCATCAGCCTGGCCGCCACCCTGATTCTCCTGACCACGTTCTTTCTGGTGGCCCTGTTCCATTACTCCCGCATGGACCTCATGTTCGCCGCGCTTATCATTGTCAGCCATGCCTGTCTGTTCCGCGCATTCACTGAAAAGTCCCAAGGGAAATGGCCACTCATCGCTTTTGTCGTGGCCGGCATAGCCACCCTCATCAAGGGCCCGCTCGCATTCATCTTCCCGCTGCTGACCGCCGCGCTCTATCTGGCATGGCGGGGCGACATCAAAAAGCTGTTCACCCGCCAAATGGCTCTTGGATTGCTCTCCATGGTCGCCATTCTGCTCGCCTGGGTCGCGGGTGTGATGATCGTCGAAGGCCCGGATTTCCTCATAAACACCGTCTTGGGTAAACACGTCATCCAACGCGCTACGCAGACATTCCACCACCGGGAATCATTCTATTACTACCTGATAGCCTTCCCATTGGCCTGGCTGCCGTGGACACTTTTCCTCCTCGTCGCTCCCTGGAAAAAGGTATTGTCCTTTGCGACATGGAAAAGTGTCTGGATCACACGAAAACACGCCGAACCACAGGCATTTCTCTGGATCATGTTTCTGGCTACGTTCATCTTTCTTTCAAGCCTCAGCGGCAAAGTCCTGATCTACATTCTGCCCATGTTCGCCCCGCTCGCCATCCTCACGGCAAAAGCCATGCTGACGCTGGACGCGGCACGAACCCGGCGGCTCTGGACATGCATCGGTGGACTCTGGCTCGTCTTTGGTGCGGGACTGCTCATTGGTGGCGATCTGCTGCCCTTCCCGGTTCCCATCCGAGGCATGGGCATTGCCGCTCTGCTGCTCGTGGGCGGCGGCGCGGCCATTCTTTTGACTCGACACCACGGCACCAAGGCCGCACTACTCACGACGGTGCTCGCCATGATCGTCTGGTTATACCCGGTCGGCCTCATAGTCGCTCCATCGCTGGACAACGGCATGAGTACCAAACGACAAGCGGAAATCATCAAAAACTATGCGGACGCAGGATACGCTCCATACGCCCTGAAAATCTATTCCGGTATCTTCACCTACTATGCCAGGCACAATTTCAAGGAAACCAACCATCTTCCCGAATTTCTTGAATGGACACAAAACACAGACAAAGTGGTGCTCTCCATCAGGAAACAGCATTGGGAAGACTGGAAAGACCAGCTCTCTGATTTCCAAATTGTCGATCGGCAATCCATTGCCGGAATGACCTACTTCGTTGCGATCAAGGGGTAA
- a CDS encoding BON domain-containing protein yields MTRNALHILFALFVISLSGCAVYPAVQVAGGAMTGYDAAVLADDYIPRDHVEGGELHVVQDRMLQRRLRERLRLNRLYVSAHVIDSDAYLVGQLANRSHADYIIQTASTVEGIKSITCKFYPPTSAKEARNDQKIQKELTAQLRKTLRLHGADLRVQVIRSQAIIVGRAQNYSQKTAAVAIASEIGEISHVIDYISVQEPPPSEEDVSHQ; encoded by the coding sequence ATGACTCGAAACGCACTCCACATACTATTTGCTCTTTTCGTCATTTCCCTCTCGGGATGCGCGGTCTATCCGGCCGTGCAAGTGGCTGGTGGTGCCATGACTGGCTACGACGCCGCTGTTCTGGCTGACGACTACATCCCCCGAGATCACGTCGAGGGCGGAGAACTTCATGTTGTCCAGGACCGGATGCTCCAACGGCGACTGCGTGAACGTTTGCGCCTCAATAGGCTGTACGTCTCAGCCCATGTCATTGATTCAGACGCCTATCTTGTCGGTCAATTGGCAAACCGCTCCCATGCGGACTACATCATCCAAACCGCGTCCACGGTCGAAGGCATCAAGTCCATCACCTGCAAATTCTACCCCCCCACGTCGGCGAAAGAAGCCCGAAACGATCAAAAAATTCAAAAAGAACTGACCGCACAACTGCGCAAAACGCTCCGTTTGCACGGAGCGGACTTGCGGGTTCAAGTGATCCGGTCCCAAGCCATTATCGTGGGAAGAGCGCAAAACTATTCACAAAAAACCGCCGCTGTCGCCATTGCTTCGGAAATTGGCGAAATTTCCCACGTCATTGATTATATCAGCGTGCAGGAACCACCACCTTCCGAAGAGGACGTCTCTCACCAGTAA
- a CDS encoding glycine betaine/L-proline ABC transporter ATP-binding protein: MKKLVVSCVTKIFGANPQKGMKLVRQGLDKETILEKTGLGVGVNQASFSVNEGELLVIMGLSGSGKSTLVRCINRLIEPTAGKVFVDGVDVTSLNAPELRELRQKKLGMVFQNFALLPHKTIYENVEFGLDLMGENAAKKRKISETMLAQVGLEGWGDSYPSQLSGGMQQRVGLARALALDPDILLMDEAFSALDPLIRRDMQDELIKLQMRMHKTIIFISHDLDEALKLGDRIVLMKDGEIVQIGPPEDILTAPANDYVRRFVEDVDATKVLTAENVMKKAEAVAYTSTDGPRAALRKMRKNAISSLFLLGKSNRLLGIVTAYDAAEAVKTGNRKLEEIMKPARSVSIDTPALELYPMMSEATWPLAVVKEDDEFLGVVVRGSLVAAIAEYGPAPTL; the protein is encoded by the coding sequence ATGAAAAAACTTGTTGTCAGTTGCGTTACAAAGATATTCGGTGCAAATCCGCAGAAAGGAATGAAACTCGTCCGTCAAGGACTCGACAAGGAAACCATCCTTGAAAAGACCGGCCTCGGTGTTGGCGTCAATCAGGCGTCATTCTCTGTCAACGAAGGAGAACTCCTCGTCATCATGGGCCTTTCCGGAAGCGGCAAATCAACGCTCGTCCGGTGCATCAACCGGCTGATTGAGCCGACAGCCGGCAAAGTGTTTGTGGATGGCGTGGATGTCACTTCGCTGAATGCTCCCGAGCTACGGGAGCTCCGTCAAAAAAAACTCGGAATGGTCTTTCAGAATTTCGCCCTGCTTCCCCACAAGACCATCTATGAAAATGTCGAATTCGGCTTAGACCTGATGGGTGAAAACGCCGCAAAAAAACGCAAAATTTCTGAAACCATGTTGGCACAGGTCGGACTCGAAGGATGGGGTGACAGTTACCCATCACAATTGTCCGGCGGTATGCAGCAACGGGTCGGACTGGCCCGCGCCCTGGCTCTGGACCCGGACATTCTGCTCATGGATGAAGCCTTTTCCGCGCTCGACCCACTCATCCGACGCGATATGCAGGATGAACTCATCAAGCTGCAAATGCGGATGCACAAGACCATCATCTTTATCAGTCATGACTTGGATGAAGCCCTGAAGCTCGGAGATCGAATCGTGCTCATGAAGGACGGAGAAATCGTCCAGATCGGCCCTCCCGAGGATATCCTCACCGCACCGGCTAATGACTATGTCCGCCGTTTTGTCGAGGATGTGGACGCGACCAAGGTACTCACGGCAGAAAATGTCATGAAAAAGGCCGAAGCCGTTGCCTATACCTCCACGGATGGACCGCGCGCCGCACTCAGAAAGATGCGGAAAAATGCCATTTCCAGCCTCTTTTTATTGGGAAAAAGCAATCGTCTTCTCGGCATTGTCACCGCGTATGACGCGGCCGAAGCCGTCAAAACTGGCAACAGAAAACTTGAAGAAATCATGAAACCGGCCCGAAGTGTCTCCATTGATACCCCCGCGCTCGAATTGTACCCGATGATGTCAGAAGCCACATGGCCGCTGGCTGTCGTGAAGGAAGACGACGAGTTTCTCGGCGTTGTAGTCAGAGGCAGCCTCGTTGCCGCCATCGCCGAATACGGACCGGCACCGACACTCTAA
- a CDS encoding ABC transporter substrate-binding protein produces MPASTARADDDTVIFADLGWDSIQVHNRIAGFIIEHGYGKDVEYIPSATAIGFEAIMRGDMDINMESWTQSSQELYDKGIKNGTLIDLGPNYSDGRQGIMVPTYMIKGDSERGIKPITPNLKSVSDLAQYAKVFADPEDPSMGRIYTGVSGWTLTEKTEQKVLGYGLDEQYNMFAPGSDAALAGSMLAAYKRGKPWLGYYWGPTWILGSLDMTFLSESPYDAEIWKKTKTCAYPPTDVNILVSTVLPQKAPAVVEMLKKYTTTMDLTNQCLAYIKKEKADLEETAQWFLKNHEAVWTQWVPTDVATKVKAELK; encoded by the coding sequence ATGCCCGCAAGCACGGCCCGAGCCGACGATGACACCGTGATCTTTGCCGATCTCGGATGGGACAGCATTCAGGTCCACAACCGTATCGCAGGATTCATCATCGAACACGGCTACGGCAAGGACGTTGAATATATTCCCAGTGCAACAGCCATCGGGTTCGAAGCCATCATGCGTGGCGATATGGATATCAATATGGAATCCTGGACCCAAAGTAGTCAGGAACTCTATGACAAAGGTATCAAAAACGGCACCTTAATCGATCTTGGCCCCAACTACTCTGACGGTCGTCAAGGCATCATGGTCCCAACCTACATGATTAAAGGCGACTCCGAACGAGGTATCAAACCGATCACGCCAAATCTCAAATCCGTCAGTGATCTAGCCCAATACGCAAAAGTTTTTGCCGATCCGGAAGATCCATCCATGGGCCGCATTTACACTGGCGTTTCCGGGTGGACCCTGACCGAAAAGACTGAGCAAAAAGTCTTGGGCTATGGTCTGGATGAACAGTACAACATGTTCGCGCCCGGCTCCGATGCCGCACTCGCTGGCTCCATGCTCGCCGCGTACAAACGAGGCAAACCCTGGCTCGGCTACTACTGGGGTCCCACCTGGATTCTTGGTTCGCTGGATATGACCTTTCTCTCGGAATCACCCTATGATGCCGAGATCTGGAAAAAGACAAAAACCTGCGCTTACCCGCCCACAGACGTCAATATTCTTGTCAGCACTGTGCTCCCCCAAAAGGCCCCCGCCGTCGTGGAAATGTTGAAAAAATACACCACGACCATGGATTTGACCAACCAATGTCTAGCCTACATCAAAAAAGAAAAAGCCGACCTGGAAGAAACCGCACAGTGGTTCCTCAAAAATCACGAAGCCGTCTGGACACAATGGGTTCCCACCGACGTTGCGACCAAGGTCAAAGCTGAATTGAAATAG
- a CDS encoding proline/glycine betaine ABC transporter permease, with translation MYKFPKELNIPLGDWVDTAMTWVMDNWGDFFDALGDTLLQLLIWLEKFFIMIPWPVTVIGVGLLGWRLLGSWKRGLVLSAMLMVIGCFGYWKLTMMTLALVTGAVVISLATGIPIGIWMAKSDRAETAIKPILDAMQTMPSFVYLIPVMMLFGLGKVPAIFATIIYSMPPIIRLTNVGIREVPKEVVEAARAFGATPMQTLFKVQLPLACPTIVVGVNQTTMMALAMVVVASMIGAKGLGMEVLIAINRIDIGKGFEAGLSIVFLAIIIDRLTHAVAVRNTKR, from the coding sequence ATGTATAAATTCCCGAAGGAACTGAACATTCCACTCGGAGACTGGGTGGACACCGCCATGACATGGGTCATGGACAACTGGGGCGACTTTTTCGACGCCCTTGGTGACACCTTATTGCAACTGCTGATTTGGCTCGAAAAGTTCTTCATCATGATCCCATGGCCGGTGACCGTCATCGGCGTGGGGTTACTGGGATGGAGACTTCTCGGGAGCTGGAAGCGCGGTCTGGTCCTCTCGGCCATGCTGATGGTCATCGGCTGTTTCGGCTATTGGAAATTGACCATGATGACGCTGGCCTTAGTCACCGGAGCCGTGGTCATCTCCCTTGCCACTGGTATTCCCATCGGTATCTGGATGGCAAAAAGCGATCGAGCCGAAACCGCGATCAAGCCGATTCTCGACGCCATGCAGACCATGCCAAGTTTCGTCTATCTGATTCCCGTCATGATGCTCTTCGGGCTGGGTAAGGTGCCCGCCATTTTCGCGACCATCATCTACTCCATGCCGCCCATCATTCGACTGACCAACGTCGGTATTCGAGAAGTGCCCAAAGAGGTGGTCGAAGCCGCCCGCGCATTCGGTGCGACGCCCATGCAGACGCTCTTCAAAGTGCAACTGCCGCTGGCCTGCCCCACCATCGTCGTCGGTGTCAACCAGACAACCATGATGGCCCTCGCCATGGTCGTGGTCGCCTCCATGATCGGTGCCAAAGGACTCGGTATGGAAGTCCTTATCGCCATCAACCGTATCGACATCGGCAAAGGCTTCGAAGCCGGACTCTCGATCGTGTTCCTCGCTATTATCATCGATCGCCTTACCCACGCTGTTGCCGTGCGGAATACTAAAAGATAA